One segment of Candidatus Taylorbacteria bacterium DNA contains the following:
- a CDS encoding nucleotide exchange factor GrpE, with protein MSDDNSKNQNAEADDIIATDEEGNPLKKTPQSKKSDDGDVVAEEERGEETIGKLREKLKICVEEKQKYLDGWQRDKADFINSRKRDKDANAEFVRFANEGLLAELIPVLDSFGMAMGNKELWEKADKNWRTGVEYIASQLKKILDDNGLKEIDPSNSKFDPMRDEAIEYVKVDEKEMDQVVTSVIQKGYSLNGRVLKAPKVRVGEFKEQVLG; from the coding sequence ATGTCAGATGATAATTCAAAAAATCAAAACGCTGAAGCCGATGATATTATTGCAACAGATGAAGAAGGGAATCCTTTAAAGAAAACTCCGCAATCGAAGAAGTCTGATGATGGAGATGTAGTCGCGGAGGAAGAACGAGGGGAAGAGACCATAGGAAAACTTCGCGAGAAGCTCAAAATTTGCGTGGAAGAAAAACAAAAGTATCTCGACGGCTGGCAGAGGGATAAAGCCGATTTCATCAATTCTCGAAAACGGGATAAGGATGCAAATGCCGAATTTGTGAGATTCGCGAATGAGGGCTTATTGGCGGAACTTATTCCTGTTCTCGACAGTTTTGGGATGGCGATGGGAAACAAAGAACTCTGGGAGAAGGCGGACAAAAACTGGCGGACTGGAGTGGAATATATTGCGAGTCAACTTAAGAAAATTTTAGATGACAATGGGCTCAAAGAGATTGACCCCTCCAATTCGAAATTTGACCCTATGCGGGACGAGGCGATAGAATATGTAAAAGTGGATGAAAAAGAGATGGATCAGGTGGTGACATCTGTCATACAAAAAGGGTATTCGTTGAATGGAAGAGTATTGAAGGCGCCGAAAGTGAGAGTGGGGGAATTTAAAGAGCAGGTGTTAGGTTAA
- the rpsM gene encoding 30S ribosomal protein S13 produces MRIAGITLPDEKRLEIALTAIYGVGRSRALSILKKTNIAPGKKAKELTPAEENDIRKAMEEHKIEGDLKREVSGNIKRLKDIKAYRGIRHLRKLPVKGQRTKTNSRTVRGNTRKTMGSGRKAVEKK; encoded by the coding sequence ATGAGAATTGCTGGAATAACATTGCCGGATGAAAAAAGATTGGAGATAGCCTTGACCGCAATTTATGGCGTGGGGCGTTCTCGCGCGCTGTCGATATTGAAAAAGACAAACATCGCGCCGGGGAAAAAGGCAAAGGAACTCACTCCTGCGGAAGAAAACGATATTCGAAAGGCAATGGAAGAACACAAAATCGAAGGAGACTTGAAAAGAGAGGTGTCGGGAAATATTAAAAGGCTGAAAGACATTAAAGCATATCGAGGAATCAGGCATTTGCGGAAATTACCCGTCAAAGGACAGAGGACGAAGACCAATTCACGCACTGTCAGGGGAAATACAAGGAAGACCATGGGTTCGGGAAGGAAAGCGGTTGAAAAGAAATAA
- the rpsD gene encoding 30S ribosomal protein S4, with amino-acid sequence MKIGPKYKIARRLGANIFDKTQTPKFAARMASRGKGGERKGRPKTDYGIQMIEKQKARYMYGINERQFSTYVKRSLAKKSTPAVDTLYEMLESRLDNVIYRMGLASTRQMARQMVSHGHILVDGVKVTVPSYQVSPKEIIAIRDASAKKKLFEGVGEKFKEVAVPPWIKLDLEKRQAVIEAKPAYRTGETVFDINAIIQFYQR; translated from the coding sequence ATGAAAATTGGTCCAAAATACAAAATAGCAAGGCGGTTGGGGGCGAACATTTTTGATAAGACTCAGACTCCCAAATTTGCTGCCCGTATGGCAAGCAGGGGAAAAGGCGGAGAAAGAAAAGGACGCCCTAAAACTGACTATGGAATACAGATGATCGAGAAACAAAAAGCTCGATATATGTATGGCATCAATGAGCGCCAATTCAGCACCTACGTCAAACGCTCGCTCGCAAAAAAGAGTACCCCAGCTGTGGATACGCTTTATGAAATGCTGGAGTCAAGATTGGATAACGTGATTTATCGGATGGGGCTTGCGTCGACTCGCCAAATGGCGCGACAGATGGTTTCCCACGGGCACATTTTGGTTGATGGGGTAAAGGTGACTGTTCCCTCGTATCAAGTTTCTCCAAAGGAGATAATTGCTATTCGCGATGCAAGTGCAAAAAAGAAGCTGTTTGAGGGCGTCGGAGAGAAGTTCAAAGAAGTTGCTGTGCCTCCATGGATCAAATTGGATTTGGAAAAAAGACAGGCGGTCATCGAGGCGAAACCGGCTTATCGGACGGGGGAAACGGTATTCGATATCAATGCAATTATTCAATTTTATCAACGATAG
- the rplQ gene encoding 50S ribosomal protein L17 encodes MHHKKNRKFGRERGQRRALLQSLASSLIEEGKITTSEAKAKELRPYVEKLITKSKNATLSNRRLVASRLGHPPLVKKLFETTGPKYKDRKGGYTRITKLPSRVSDGSKMAMIELI; translated from the coding sequence ATGCATCACAAGAAAAACAGAAAATTCGGGCGAGAAAGAGGGCAGAGGCGAGCCCTTTTACAGTCGCTTGCTTCTTCTTTGATTGAAGAGGGGAAAATCACCACTTCGGAGGCAAAAGCGAAGGAGCTCCGGCCATATGTTGAAAAATTGATTACGAAGTCGAAAAATGCTACTCTTTCCAACCGACGGCTTGTTGCCTCTCGTCTTGGTCATCCTCCGCTTGTTAAAAAATTATTCGAAACGACGGGACCGAAATATAAAGATAGGAAGGGCGGATATACCCGGATTACGAAACTGCCTTCGAGAGTAAGCGATGGGAGCAAAATGGCGATGATAGAACTCATATGA
- a CDS encoding redoxin family protein — MKLEYKIAIIIGGALVVGGAIYLFSPKQDSSSYYPVGIPKGIPNEGIATEIISGESTSTSTKGADSNQKNTVAEKKIISDFKNAHFALAPELSTIDGYINTGGKPITLTELRGKKVVLLDIWTYSCINCQRTLPFIEEWYDKYKDQGLEIIGLHTPEFSFEKVEDNVTEAVKKLGIIYPVVLDNDFSTWKAYGNQYWPRKYLIDIDGYIVYDHIGEGGYEETEMAIRSALLERANRLGVNMDVVPSEGSAKESTAISDLHKVGSPETYFGSERNQYLANGTQGRVGLQTLSIPSIVNANTLYLSGTWNFTPEFAENESEAKIIFKYSAKNVYMVAGSDTGVDVEIFLDGVLSKTILIKGVELYTLFEGSDYGVHTLEIRIKKSRLKAFTFTFG; from the coding sequence ATGAAACTTGAATATAAAATCGCAATAATTATAGGTGGCGCGCTCGTCGTTGGAGGCGCTATTTATCTGTTTTCTCCTAAACAAGATTCCTCTTCCTATTATCCGGTTGGAATACCGAAAGGAATACCGAATGAAGGTATTGCTACGGAAATAATAAGTGGAGAATCCACATCTACTTCCACAAAAGGCGCCGATTCGAATCAAAAAAATACGGTAGCAGAGAAAAAAATAATTTCTGATTTTAAAAATGCCCACTTTGCTCTGGCTCCCGAGTTGAGCACCATAGACGGGTATATAAACACCGGAGGAAAACCGATTACACTTACTGAACTTCGGGGGAAAAAAGTGGTGCTTTTGGACATCTGGACCTATAGCTGTATCAACTGTCAGAGGACACTGCCTTTTATTGAAGAGTGGTATGACAAATATAAGGACCAAGGCCTCGAAATTATTGGTCTTCATACTCCCGAATTTTCATTTGAAAAAGTCGAGGACAACGTGACGGAGGCGGTGAAAAAACTCGGCATTATCTATCCGGTTGTTTTGGACAACGATTTTTCAACATGGAAGGCGTACGGCAATCAGTATTGGCCAAGGAAATACCTCATTGATATTGACGGATACATAGTCTATGACCATATCGGAGAAGGCGGGTATGAAGAGACGGAGATGGCGATCCGCTCCGCGCTTCTCGAAAGGGCGAATCGCCTGGGGGTAAATATGGATGTAGTACCCAGTGAGGGGAGTGCTAAAGAATCTACCGCTATTTCCGACCTTCACAAGGTGGGAAGTCCTGAAACGTATTTTGGCTCCGAGAGAAACCAGTACTTGGCAAATGGGACGCAGGGGAGAGTCGGTCTTCAGACGCTCTCAATCCCTTCTATAGTAAACGCAAATACCCTTTACCTTTCAGGCACTTGGAATTTCACGCCGGAGTTTGCGGAGAACGAAAGTGAGGCAAAAATCATTTTCAAATATTCGGCAAAAAATGTATACATGGTGGCGGGTTCTGATACGGGAGTCGACGTCGAAATATTTTTGGACGGCGTACTTTCAAAGACAATATTGATAAAAGGAGTGGAGTTGTATACTCTCTTTGAAGGGTCAGACTACGGAGTACATACGCTTGAGATTCGTATTAAAAAATCCCGTTTGAAAGCATTCACCTTTACCTTTGGCTAA
- the rpsK gene encoding 30S ribosomal protein S11, producing the protein MGKKRIVKTEGEKTEGGKVAAPQARGAKRKVDSAVLYVQSTYNNTKLILTDKKGGALAWSSSGSLGFKGAKKGTPFAAAKVGETLALKAQDLGVKEIDVVVKGVGSGRESGIRGFISKGINISKITDMTPVPYNGPKAKKPRRV; encoded by the coding sequence ATGGGAAAGAAAAGAATCGTAAAAACAGAGGGAGAAAAGACGGAAGGCGGTAAAGTTGCCGCGCCTCAAGCCCGTGGTGCCAAACGTAAAGTGGACTCGGCGGTCCTGTATGTTCAGTCAACATACAACAATACCAAGCTCATTTTGACGGACAAAAAAGGAGGCGCATTGGCCTGGTCTTCGAGCGGCTCATTGGGCTTTAAGGGGGCAAAAAAAGGCACTCCGTTTGCCGCCGCAAAAGTCGGGGAGACACTGGCTTTGAAGGCACAAGACCTTGGCGTAAAGGAAATTGACGTGGTCGTAAAAGGGGTGGGCTCGGGACGAGAGTCGGGTATTCGCGGGTTCATATCGAAAGGCATAAACATTTCAAAAATTACCGATATGACGCCGGTTCCGTATAACGGTCCGAAAGCGAAGAAGCCACGGCGGGTATAA
- the rpsI gene encoding 30S ribosomal protein S9, producing MIKEIKKTEEEAQVKKSRYLEAVGRRKTSMARVRMTVGVPQSSYLINGKDMATYFPTPELQRIILDPLNKTKINSKFEITVQTKGGGIHSQAEAVRHGIARSLLLFDIELRKKLKKAGYLKRDPRMKERRKFGLKKARKAPQWSKR from the coding sequence ATGATAAAAGAAATCAAAAAAACAGAAGAAGAGGCGCAGGTGAAAAAATCGAGATACCTCGAGGCTGTTGGGCGACGCAAAACTTCAATGGCCAGGGTTCGTATGACTGTGGGTGTCCCCCAATCTTCGTATCTCATTAATGGCAAGGATATGGCTACCTATTTTCCAACGCCCGAGCTCCAAAGGATCATTTTAGATCCCCTGAATAAAACAAAAATTAATTCAAAATTTGAAATTACTGTTCAGACGAAAGGTGGCGGAATTCACTCTCAGGCGGAGGCGGTGCGACATGGTATTGCAAGGTCGCTTCTCCTCTTTGATATTGAACTCCGAAAGAAACTCAAGAAAGCGGGATATTTGAAACGCGACCCCCGCATGAAAGAACGCCGAAAGTTCGGACTTAAAAAGGCTAGGAAAGCACCGCAGTGGTCTAAGAGATAA
- a CDS encoding cytochrome c biogenesis protein CcdA, with the protein MTLLIITFIAGVLTVLAPCILPLLPVILGGTLSGSDAGEEIRKRRAITVTISLGLSVIAFTLLLKASSVFIGVPESAWKWISGGIILVLGVITVFPSLWEKLSFTNVLNRESNKLLGVGYEKKNFWGDVIIGAALGPVFSTCSPTYFVVLATVLPEKPVLGIIYLLAYTLGLCLMLLLVALLGQRIMIRLGVAADPRGWFKRILGVIFILVGIAIVTGYDKILEAKILSMNFFDITKVEQKLLELKR; encoded by the coding sequence ATGACCCTACTTATCATCACATTCATCGCGGGAGTTTTGACTGTTCTTGCGCCCTGTATCTTGCCACTTCTTCCTGTTATTTTGGGCGGTACGCTTTCAGGCAGTGACGCGGGTGAGGAAATAAGAAAAAGGCGCGCAATCACGGTTACCATCTCGCTCGGCCTTTCGGTCATTGCGTTCACACTACTTCTAAAAGCCAGTTCAGTATTTATTGGAGTTCCAGAATCCGCGTGGAAATGGATATCTGGGGGCATCATCCTCGTCCTCGGCGTTATCACCGTGTTTCCGTCTCTTTGGGAAAAATTGAGCTTTACGAATGTATTGAATCGCGAGTCGAATAAGCTTCTTGGAGTCGGGTACGAAAAGAAAAATTTTTGGGGAGACGTCATAATCGGCGCCGCCCTGGGTCCCGTTTTTTCAACCTGCAGTCCCACTTACTTTGTAGTTCTTGCCACAGTTCTTCCTGAAAAGCCGGTTCTCGGTATTATTTACCTCTTGGCGTACACGCTCGGACTTTGCCTCATGCTTCTTCTCGTTGCTCTTTTGGGGCAAAGAATCATGATTCGACTTGGTGTTGCCGCGGACCCAAGAGGTTGGTTTAAAAGGATTTTAGGGGTGATTTTCATCCTAGTCGGCATTGCAATCGTCACAGGGTACGACAAAATTCTCGAAGCTAAAATTTTGAGTATGAATTTTTTTGACATCACGAAGGTCGAGCAAAAACTTTTAGAGCTAAAAAGATGA
- the dnaK gene encoding molecular chaperone DnaK, giving the protein MSKIIGIDLGTTNSAVAVMEAGEPKILENAEGARTTPSIVAESKTKERLFGVLAKRQGVTNPKNTIYQIKRFIGHNFDEPAVQKDKASVPFEVRKSANGGIEVKMGENWYRPEEISAMILQKLKTDAEARLGEKVTEAVITVPAYFNDSQRQATKDAGKIAGLDVKRIINEPTAAALAYGFNKKKDEKIVVFDFGGGTFDISVLEVGDDVVEVKSTDGDAHLGGKDIDQKILNWIGEEFKKESGIDVRKDTLALQRLDEAAEKAKIELSNAVETEINIPFITSDASGPRHLLIKMTRAKLEELCQEFIDRAMEITKRAMEASPFKKPEINEVILVGGQTRMPAMQRAVKDFFGKEPHMGVNPDEVVAVGAAIQGGIIRGDVKDILLLDVIPLSLGIETLGGVNTKLIEKNTTIPASKSQVFSTAADNQTSVEISIVQGERAMAKDNKSLGRFILDGIPPSPRGMPQVEVTFDVDANGILNVKAKDKSSGKEQSIRIEARSGLSKEEIDRMAKDAEAHAGEDAKKREEAEARNIAEQMIYTAEKALKDNGDKVSADIKASVQEKIDATKKVKDGPDIGATKSATDALSTELSKIGEAMSKAQGAPGAAPGAEGGATPEGNVRDADVKEEKKDEDKK; this is encoded by the coding sequence ATGTCAAAAATAATTGGAATCGACTTAGGAACAACCAACTCGGCGGTCGCGGTCATGGAAGCTGGCGAGCCGAAAATTTTGGAAAACGCCGAGGGAGCGCGGACTACGCCTTCCATCGTCGCCGAATCAAAAACGAAAGAGCGTCTTTTCGGCGTTCTCGCCAAGAGGCAGGGGGTGACAAATCCGAAAAATACCATTTATCAGATTAAGAGATTCATCGGACACAACTTCGATGAGCCCGCCGTGCAGAAGGACAAAGCGTCCGTGCCTTTTGAAGTGAGGAAATCCGCAAACGGAGGCATTGAGGTGAAGATGGGCGAAAACTGGTATCGGCCGGAAGAAATTTCGGCCATGATACTTCAGAAACTCAAAACCGACGCGGAGGCCCGTCTTGGAGAAAAAGTGACTGAAGCAGTGATTACCGTGCCTGCCTATTTCAACGACTCTCAAAGGCAGGCTACAAAAGACGCGGGAAAAATTGCGGGCTTGGATGTGAAGCGTATCATAAACGAACCGACCGCGGCGGCTTTGGCCTATGGCTTCAACAAGAAGAAAGATGAAAAAATTGTGGTATTCGATTTCGGAGGAGGAACTTTCGATATCTCTGTATTGGAAGTCGGAGACGATGTCGTTGAAGTAAAGTCAACCGATGGCGACGCACACCTCGGAGGCAAAGATATTGACCAGAAAATATTAAATTGGATAGGAGAAGAATTCAAAAAGGAGTCGGGGATAGACGTGAGGAAAGATACCCTTGCGCTCCAACGACTCGACGAAGCAGCGGAAAAAGCGAAAATCGAGCTTTCAAACGCGGTCGAGACTGAAATCAACATCCCGTTCATTACTTCCGATGCGTCCGGTCCTCGACACCTTCTTATCAAAATGACTCGTGCGAAACTCGAGGAACTCTGTCAGGAATTTATCGACCGCGCGATGGAGATAACGAAGAGGGCAATGGAGGCGTCGCCTTTCAAGAAGCCCGAAATTAACGAAGTGATTTTGGTCGGAGGACAGACGAGAATGCCCGCGATGCAGAGAGCGGTGAAAGATTTCTTTGGCAAGGAGCCTCACATGGGAGTGAATCCCGATGAGGTAGTGGCAGTTGGCGCGGCTATCCAGGGAGGAATCATCAGGGGAGATGTGAAGGATATCCTTCTTCTCGACGTCATTCCGCTTTCTCTTGGAATTGAAACGTTGGGAGGGGTGAACACCAAGCTCATCGAAAAAAATACGACTATCCCGGCATCTAAATCTCAAGTGTTTTCCACTGCCGCGGATAATCAAACTTCGGTTGAGATAAGTATCGTGCAGGGAGAGCGGGCGATGGCGAAAGACAACAAGTCGCTCGGGAGATTTATCTTGGATGGAATTCCACCTTCCCCCCGGGGCATGCCACAGGTTGAAGTGACCTTCGATGTTGATGCGAACGGCATATTGAATGTTAAGGCAAAAGATAAATCATCGGGCAAGGAGCAGTCAATCAGGATTGAAGCGCGCTCGGGGCTTTCCAAAGAAGAAATTGACCGAATGGCAAAAGATGCGGAGGCTCATGCGGGAGAAGATGCGAAAAAGCGCGAGGAGGCGGAAGCGAGAAACATCGCCGAGCAAATGATTTACACGGCCGAGAAAGCTCTCAAAGATAATGGGGATAAAGTGTCGGCTGACATAAAAGCGAGTGTCCAAGAAAAAATTGACGCTACGAAAAAAGTTAAAGACGGGCCGGATATCGGAGCGACGAAAAGCGCGACTGACGCTCTTTCAACGGAGCTTTCTAAAATTGGAGAGGCGATGAGCAAAGCGCAGGGAGCGCCCGGCGCGGCGCCGGGCGCTGAAGGCGGTGCTACTCCCGAAGGCAACGTTAGAGATGCCGACGTAAAGGAGGAAAAGAAAGACGAGGATAAGAAGTGA
- a CDS encoding alanine--tRNA ligase, whose amino-acid sequence MNSSEIRERFLEFFRKRGHAIISSASLVTTDEKGITNPTLFNTAGMQPLIPYLLGKPHPKGRRIAGVQKCLRTIDIDDVGDKTHGTFFEMLGNWSLGDYFKKEAITWSYEFLTEKKEGLGLDPKRLYITVFAGDKNAEKDIESAKIWEEAGIPKNRIYFKDASSNWWPAVKGKDDWTGPSGPCSEMFYDITEEGLGDLSPEAFAKADEEQKVVEIWNDVFMEFEKVEGKIVGKLKQKNVDTGAGFERLAMVMQRKDNIFDTDLLLPVLDLMKKADNTLRNKRIIADHLRASVFLIADGVIPSNTDRGYILRRLIRRAIINTSDRKLDEKRISAYVDALTTMYEQAYPELVSMKERIQNVLVEESSKFAEAVLLGIKEFEKISEKGDVISGTHAFNLFSSYGLPIDMTIELAKEKKKKVDVKGFEEAFKKHQELSRAGAEKKFKGGLADHNEHTVRLHTAHHLLLAALQSVLGKNVKQRGSNITEERLRIDFSFERKLSDEEKKKVEETVNNWIQRRLAVVRREMSLDEAKKLGAEMEFGAKYPDKVSVYFIEDEKGNPISKEFCGGPHVKNTSELAGAEGKWKFKIVKEEAVSQGVRRIKAVII is encoded by the coding sequence ATGAACTCCTCCGAAATCCGCGAGAGATTCCTCGAATTTTTTCGCAAGCGCGGGCATGCGATTATTTCTTCTGCTTCCCTTGTCACAACTGATGAAAAGGGTATTACAAATCCTACTCTTTTTAATACTGCAGGAATGCAGCCTCTTATTCCGTATTTGTTGGGCAAACCTCATCCGAAAGGAAGACGGATCGCAGGTGTTCAGAAATGCCTGCGCACGATTGATATTGATGATGTTGGAGATAAGACGCACGGGACTTTTTTTGAGATGCTCGGCAACTGGTCACTTGGCGACTATTTCAAAAAAGAAGCAATCACTTGGAGCTATGAATTTTTGACGGAAAAAAAAGAAGGACTTGGACTTGATCCGAAACGCCTGTATATTACCGTTTTTGCGGGCGACAAAAATGCTGAAAAGGATATTGAATCGGCAAAAATCTGGGAGGAAGCTGGAATTCCAAAAAATAGGATTTATTTCAAAGATGCATCGAGTAATTGGTGGCCGGCCGTGAAAGGTAAAGATGACTGGACAGGTCCAAGCGGTCCCTGCTCGGAAATGTTTTATGACATAACAGAGGAAGGATTGGGCGACTTGTCTCCGGAAGCGTTTGCGAAAGCTGACGAAGAACAGAAAGTTGTTGAAATTTGGAACGACGTCTTCATGGAATTTGAAAAGGTTGAAGGTAAGATTGTCGGCAAACTCAAGCAGAAGAATGTGGACACCGGGGCGGGATTTGAGCGGTTGGCGATGGTTATGCAAAGGAAAGACAACATATTTGACACAGATCTTCTGTTGCCAGTTTTAGATCTCATGAAAAAAGCGGACAATACTCTACGCAATAAAAGAATTATTGCAGACCATCTTCGAGCGAGCGTTTTTCTCATTGCTGACGGGGTAATCCCATCGAACACCGACCGAGGGTATATTCTCCGCAGATTAATTCGAAGAGCAATAATAAACACGAGCGACAGAAAACTTGATGAAAAAAGAATTTCTGCTTACGTTGATGCGCTTACAACGATGTATGAACAGGCATATCCTGAACTAGTTTCGATGAAAGAAAGAATACAGAATGTTTTGGTGGAAGAATCATCCAAATTTGCTGAAGCAGTACTCCTGGGAATAAAAGAATTTGAAAAGATTTCGGAGAAAGGAGATGTGATCTCGGGAACACACGCATTCAATCTTTTTTCTTCATATGGTTTGCCTATCGATATGACCATCGAGCTCGCCAAAGAAAAAAAGAAAAAAGTTGACGTTAAGGGATTTGAGGAAGCTTTTAAGAAACATCAAGAACTTTCACGAGCTGGCGCGGAAAAAAAGTTTAAAGGAGGGTTAGCTGACCATAACGAGCATACTGTCCGGCTTCACACGGCTCACCATCTTTTGCTCGCGGCATTGCAAAGCGTTCTAGGGAAAAATGTAAAACAGCGGGGAAGCAATATCACAGAGGAGCGACTTCGGATTGATTTTTCATTTGAAAGAAAACTTAGCGATGAGGAGAAGAAAAAAGTCGAGGAAACGGTAAACAACTGGATTCAAAGGAGACTTGCTGTCGTCCGAAGGGAAATGTCTCTCGATGAGGCAAAAAAACTTGGAGCTGAAATGGAGTTTGGAGCAAAATATCCCGACAAGGTTTCTGTCTACTTCATCGAAGATGAAAAGGGGAATCCAATTTCAAAAGAATTCTGCGGAGGACCACATGTCAAGAACACGAGCGAACTCGCTGGGGCAGAGGGAAAGTGGAAATTCAAAATCGTTAAAGAAGAGGCGGTATCGCAGGGGGTGAGACGCATCAAAGCCGTCATTATATAG
- a CDS encoding uL13 family ribosomal protein, which produces MKYILDAKKKKVGRVASEAASILMGKNTSSYVRNSFPADVMVEIVNVSQSEISPKKVSKKTYAKYSGYPGGLRHEKMETVIEKKGKSEVFKLAVYGMLPSNKLRPRMMKRLVIKD; this is translated from the coding sequence ATGAAGTATATACTCGACGCAAAAAAGAAAAAAGTGGGAAGAGTGGCAAGCGAGGCCGCGAGTATTCTCATGGGAAAAAACACTTCTTCTTATGTTCGCAACTCGTTTCCGGCGGACGTAATGGTGGAAATTGTGAATGTGTCTCAATCTGAAATCTCTCCGAAAAAAGTCTCGAAAAAAACTTATGCAAAATATTCGGGCTATCCGGGAGGATTGAGGCATGAGAAAATGGAAACGGTCATCGAAAAAAAGGGAAAATCTGAAGTTTTTAAATTGGCTGTGTATGGCATGCTTCCGTCAAACAAATTGAGGCCGAGGATGATGAAGAGGCTGGTCATTAAGGATTAA
- the infA gene encoding translation initiation factor IF-1: MHNAKEKDTSLDGVVREALPNTLFKVILEGQENETLAYLSGKMRMNRIRVLIGDRVKVQIDPYGGKGRIVKRL; this comes from the coding sequence ATGCATAATGCGAAGGAAAAAGACACAAGCCTCGATGGAGTGGTTCGCGAGGCCTTGCCTAATACCCTGTTTAAAGTTATATTAGAAGGCCAAGAAAATGAGACGCTCGCTTATCTTTCGGGAAAGATGAGAATGAATCGAATCCGAGTTTTAATAGGAGATAGGGTAAAAGTACAGATTGACCCTTATGGAGGCAAGGGAAGAATTGTGAAGCGTCTTTAA
- a CDS encoding DNA-directed RNA polymerase subunit alpha encodes MPDYSVLLPSKPKVLREENFTGLYEIDGLYPGYGHTLGNSLRRIILSSIPGSAVTSVKIQGVSHEFSTLEGVKEDVITILLKIKKLRIAMHTDEPQTLSLKVKGVKEVTGKDIKVPGQVTMLTPDLHLFSITEKNTEVDIEMTVERGLGYISKELLQKDRVEIGAISLDAIFTPIRRVNYEVENMRVGNRTDFNKLKIFLETDGTISPKEAFEKSVEIMINQLKAIIGFKEDEVIIPLETERTKETEEASADKKEIDPEFLKTRLESLELTQRTLNALLNANIRTLGGLVRKKEEDILDIDGLGGKGVQEIKKMLNKFGVTLK; translated from the coding sequence ATGCCTGATTATAGCGTTTTATTGCCTTCCAAGCCAAAAGTCTTGCGTGAGGAAAATTTCACGGGACTGTATGAGATTGACGGCCTTTACCCCGGCTACGGTCACACTCTGGGCAACTCCTTGCGCAGGATTATTCTGTCCTCTATCCCGGGGTCTGCGGTAACCTCCGTTAAAATCCAAGGGGTTAGCCATGAATTCTCGACTCTGGAAGGAGTGAAGGAAGATGTCATTACCATTCTCCTCAAAATAAAAAAGTTGAGGATAGCCATGCATACCGATGAACCCCAGACGCTCTCGCTCAAAGTGAAAGGCGTCAAAGAAGTAACCGGAAAAGACATAAAGGTGCCTGGACAGGTGACAATGCTTACTCCCGATCTGCATCTTTTTTCCATTACCGAAAAAAATACGGAAGTCGACATCGAGATGACCGTGGAGAGAGGCTTGGGATATATTTCCAAAGAACTTCTGCAAAAGGATAGGGTGGAGATCGGCGCAATCAGTCTTGATGCTATTTTCACGCCGATACGAAGGGTGAACTACGAAGTAGAAAATATGCGGGTGGGTAATCGCACTGATTTCAATAAATTGAAAATTTTTCTTGAGACGGATGGCACCATTTCACCAAAAGAGGCATTTGAAAAATCCGTGGAAATCATGATAAATCAGCTGAAGGCCATCATCGGTTTTAAAGAAGATGAAGTAATCATTCCTTTGGAGACGGAAAGAACGAAAGAGACAGAGGAGGCCTCGGCAGATAAGAAAGAGATTGATCCGGAATTTCTTAAAACGAGGCTTGAATCGCTGGAGTTGACACAAAGAACATTGAACGCGCTTCTGAATGCCAATATCCGGACCTTGGGAGGGTTGGTAAGAAAAAAAGAAGAGGATATTCTGGATATTGACGGCTTAGGGGGAAAAGGCGTTCAGGAGATAAAAAAAATGTTGAATAAATTTGGAGTCACGTTGAAGTAG
- the rpmJ gene encoding 50S ribosomal protein L36 has protein sequence MRVKASVKTVCASCKLVRRKGYVYVICKANPRHKQRQG, from the coding sequence ATGAGGGTAAAAGCTTCCGTAAAAACAGTATGCGCCAGTTGCAAACTTGTCCGACGCAAAGGATATGTGTATGTGATATGCAAGGCGAACCCGAGGCATAAGCAGAGACAGGGTTGA